The following DNA comes from Moritella sp. 24.
GGTATGGCCTTCAGTACACAAACTGAAACTCGCATTGACGACTATCAGCAAGGTAGTCTAATCATTGATATTATCGATCCAACAAGCTTAGAATTAATTTGGCGCGGTATTGGTAGTAAACGTTTACCTGAATCGGCAGATGCGGCTGAAATGGATAAGCTAGTTGCAGACGTGGTAAAGAGTATTTTAGTTAAGTTCCCACCTGAAGCAAAGCAAACGGTGAAACGAAATACCCATTACAATATGTAACATGGTCATAAAGAATACGTTGTTTTAGAAATAAAAATGAGCAGCCTAGGCTGCTCATTTTTTTATAACATTATAACCGTGTATAACGCGAATTATTTATTCTGGTTTTCACGCGCAATTGCACGATAAGCAATATCGGTACGGTAAAAAGCACCTTCCCAATTGATTTGAGCTGCTAGCTTATATGCATTTTCTTGTGCTTCTGTCACTGTGTTACCCAGTGCTGTCGCACAAAGAACACGACCACCACTTGTCACGATGTTATCGCCTTGCAATGCTGTACCAGCATGGAAAACTTTACTTTCCGTTGAGTCAGCTTGTGGTAGGCCTGTAATGATATCGCCTTTTGCGTAGTCAGCAGGATAACCGCCAGCCGCAATCACAACACCAACCGCTGCACGTTCGTCATAATCTGCAGTCACTGTGTCTAGTTTACCTGCAACGGCAGCAAGACAAAGTTCAACAAGATCTGATTTTAAACGCATCATGATCGGCTGTGTTTCAGGGTCACCAAAACGGCAGTTATATTCTAATACTTTTGCAGTGCCATCTGGTGCAACCATCAGGCCAGCATATAGGAAACCTGTATAGGTATTACCTTCTGCTTTCATACCATCAACAGTTGGACGAATTACTTCATTCATTGCAAAGTCATGAACAGCTTGCGTTACCACTGGTGCTGGTGAGTAAGCACCCATACCACCTGTGTTTGGACCTTTATCGCCATTGTCACGCGCTTTATGATCTTGACTCGTTGCTAGCGCAAGAATATTCTCGCCATCAACCATCACAATGAAACTAGCTTCTTCACCTGTTAGAAATTCTTCGATAACAACACGAGCACCAGCATCGCCAAACTTGTTACCTTCCAGCATGTCATCAATTGCATCGAATGCTTGTGCTTCAGTTTCAGCGATGATTACGCCTTTACCTGCAGCTAGACCGTCTGCTTTGATTACAATTGGGCAACCCATTTCACTTACATACGCTTTTGCTGGTGCGATTTCAGTGAAGTTTTGGTATGCCGCTGTTGGAATATGATGACGTGCAAAGAAGTCTTTCGAGAATGCTTTAGAGCCTTCTAGTTGTGCTGCACCTTGTGTTGGGCCAAAGATAGCAAGACCTTCTGCTTGGAATGCATCAACAACGCCAAGTACGAGTGGTACTTCAGGGCCTACAATCGTTAATTCAACGTTATTTTCTTTTGCGAATGCAACCAATGCTGGAATATCTTCAACTTGGATTGGTACATTTTTACATTTGTTTTCTAGTGAAGAACCGATATTACCTGGTGCGATAAATACCGTTTCAACATTTTTAGACTGAGCCGCTTTCCAACCTAGGGCGTGTTCACGACCACCGCCACCAATAATTAATACGTTCATAATGATGTTATTCCTTTTACTTTATGCGCTAATCTTGGGGGTACTCTACGATACTTATCAAGATTTATAATTGAATGAGAGCAGTACAATAAGGGCTGTGTGTGTCGCTACCCTTATTGTATTTTAATGTATGTGTTTTTTCTTACAGGCTTAGTGACGGAAGTGACGCATGCCTGTGAAGATCATTGTCATACCGTGTTCGTTAGCCGCATCGATAATTTCATTATCACGGATTGAACCACCTGGTTGGATAACACATTTAATACCCGCAGCCGCTGCAGCATCAATGCCGTCACGGAATGGGAAGAATGCATCAGATGCCATTACTGAACCTTCAACAACGAGACCTTCGTCTGCCGCTTTAATACCAGCAACTTTAGCACTGTAAACACGGCTCATTTGACCTGC
Coding sequences within:
- the purD gene encoding phosphoribosylamine--glycine ligase, which gives rise to MNVLIIGGGGREHALGWKAAQSKNVETVFIAPGNIGSSLENKCKNVPIQVEDIPALVAFAKENNVELTIVGPEVPLVLGVVDAFQAEGLAIFGPTQGAAQLEGSKAFSKDFFARHHIPTAAYQNFTEIAPAKAYVSEMGCPIVIKADGLAAGKGVIIAETEAQAFDAIDDMLEGNKFGDAGARVVIEEFLTGEEASFIVMVDGENILALATSQDHKARDNGDKGPNTGGMGAYSPAPVVTQAVHDFAMNEVIRPTVDGMKAEGNTYTGFLYAGLMVAPDGTAKVLEYNCRFGDPETQPIMMRLKSDLVELCLAAVAGKLDTVTADYDERAAVGVVIAAGGYPADYAKGDIITGLPQADSTESKVFHAGTALQGDNIVTSGGRVLCATALGNTVTEAQENAYKLAAQINWEGAFYRTDIAYRAIARENQNK